The Gadus chalcogrammus isolate NIFS_2021 chromosome 16, NIFS_Gcha_1.0, whole genome shotgun sequence DNA window CTCTTTTGTGCGGGTTGAGAAGGGGAGCCAGTGGGAACGACAGGGGCACAGAAACAAAACACCCAGTGCGTTTCAGCATTAAAGTTTTGGGTCCGTTTCAAACGACTCTTGGTGAGACTGGAGAGCTGGAGCTGGTTCCGAACGAAGGCTTCCTGGCTCTTCTGAACTCCACCTCTTTCCGTTTGAtggggagaaaagagagaatgGACGTGAGGGTCTCTGAGGTTCGGTGAAAAGATTCCCCAGTTTGCCTGATCCCGGAACTAATGGGCCTCTTCTTCCGTCCCGAGTTCTGATGAAACTAATTGAGGCTATAATTACTGCAGTGGCGTTTCCTTTTAGGTTGTGGGTTGAAAAACTGCAGATTGGCTCAGCGACATGTCCCCGTGGATGAAACCCGACTCAACTCTGACCGTGCTGTGCAACTCGCTTTACACTCTCGCATGGCAGATTTTGATGCTTTTGATCAGGATAATTAAAGTATTTGCCTGGTTTTGGCATTTGTTCTGCAGTCTGGTTTGTGTTTCAATGAGTTCCAATAGGATTTCTTATGGGAAACATTGATCTCAACAGCTAAACGAGAGGGGTGGGTCGACACTGGTTGTGAGGTTGGAATTCAAACTTCCTCAAAtatagtctcacaaatcagactttagttTAGCATCCATACATTAATATATACAAGCTCAGATCTGGGTGACCGGGAAATTCActtttttatttcatatttgttGCCACCATCTGAAAACTTTCATCCGGTCacgcaaattattattatttttttgatagAAACTGAATAGGGCCCTAGGCCTAACATCACCTCTTGTCCTTTTTTATATTCAACCCAGGCTCTGTGCTGTCTCCCCCCAAAAGTTCTGatataacatagtaggactacTTGATCAGAGATTACCTCTAATACATCAAATCATTTTATGCCAACAATTTTTTGCTAATGGCTACTTACTATAATAAGTACTTACATTGACCGAGGTAATCTTAAAGTGAAGGACAAACACTGAAAATGTAATATGCTCCCATATGATGAGATGGTCACAGCAGGTGTTTCCTCTGAAGCGTATCTTTCTAATGTCCCAGCTGAAACGATCTGATTGGTTGCACTCTACCTAAATCCTTGAAAAAGATAACCTtacccgctccttaatgacgtggGTCTCTACATGTCACTCTAAGCCAACTTTGGTTATAATTGTTGAATGAATAATCAGTGAATACGTTAGACAAAATCAGATAAAAAAAACGCTACCCTACGTGATCACACGTAGATAATCAAAAATacgatctgtgtgtgttttccagatTGATCATTTTGGCTTTTTTGAGAATGGCACCTTCAAACAGCGCTACCTGGTGGCCGACCAGCACTGGCATCAGGCAGGGGGGCCCATCCTGTTTTACACCGGGAACGAAGGCGACATCACCTGGTTCTGCAATAATACTGTAACTACTACTCATACTCATGCTACTGCTCATATTGGGCATTCAGATATTTCTTCTGTACTTATGTCTTATACATTTTTACTCTTAATCGTATTTTATAatactttgtttttttcaaaggttTCTCTTTTAAATGACTACTTCTCTCCAATATTTTTCTGCTGAGATTCCCCCATTTCCTGGCTTGTATTAATACAGTGCCGCGTTATATTACTTTCATTGGTCCTCAGTTCTGTTCCATTCTGGCTCTCTCCGTGACTGGTTTAATTGGGTTTGATTTCAGGGCTTCATGTGGCAGGTCGCCGAGGAGCTGGGCGCCATGTTGGTGTTCGCAGAGCACCGTTACTATGGAGACTCCATGCCCTTCGGTCCAGACTCCTACAGTGTAAGTGGTCACATGTTTAAGTGATGTATTTATCAAAGGGTTTGTATGTTACTTATCCCTACTGAAATGATGCCTCAAGGGGATTATTTTAGAGGTTGGAAAATACCGACCTACGGTATAACATTAACAGCCACGTTATCATGAAGTGCGTGAATATTTAAACATAAGATCAGGTAAAGGTGATGGTGTTTCGACTCCCAACTGGAAGGTCGTGGGTTCCATCCCCGATAACTGCAGAACTCCTGTTGGCCTTCCTTAGACCAAGTGCCCCTAACCAGTACCTAACATAACATATCCCATATGGTggacgtttttatccaaagccgaAATCCTTTCTGCGCCCTAATCTTTTGTTGTGTATCCCCtccaagtcgctttggataaaagcacctCCGAAATCTCTTGGGTAGTAAATACCAGTAAATAACAACGCATCACATGATCCACAACTGACCCTCTGTCCCGCCGTCACGCCCCCCCAGGACAGCAAGCACCTGAACTACCTGAGCTCGGAGCAGGCCCTGGCCGACTTCGCGGTGCTGATCCGGGAGCTGAAGGGCTCGTGGCCGGGCGCCCGCAGCAGCGCCGTCATCGCCGTGGGCGGGTCCTACGGCGGGATGCTGGCGGCCTGGCTGCGCATGAAGTACCCCAGCGTGGTGGTGGGGTAAGAGGTCACTACTATGGATACTGTAGAGGCTAGGGTGTTCGATTCAACCGAAAGGTGCCGCGTACGATGCCctatatacagtacacacaagtaATTTTATGTATCCTTGTATCCTCGTCtagtactcactcactcactcactcactcactcactcactcactcactcactcactcactcactcactcactcactcactcactcactcactcactcactcactcactcactcactcactcactcactcactcactcactcactcactcactcactcactcactcactcactcactcactcactcactcactcactcactcaggttGAAACCCTGCAGGTTGGCTCAGCGACATGTCCCCGTGGATGGAACCCAACTCACCTCtgactcatctctctctctctctctttctctctttctctctttctctttcttttttttttctcttcccccctccctccagagctCTAGCAGCTTCAGCCCCTATCTGGCAGTTCCCTGGCATGGTCCCGTGTGGAGACTTCCACCGCATCGTGTCCCAGGACTTCGCCTCCTCCGGGCCCAACTGTGACGTGAACATCAGACGCTCTTGGGGCGCAATCGACAAGATCGCCTCTACTGGTGAGAGAGGGAAGTGCATTCTGGGCAGCCTGGCGGTAGACTGACGGCAGATGGGGGAGTGggattaagtgtgtgtgcgtgcgtgcgtgtgtctgagcACATGGACTTGAATTTGGTTTCAGACAGTCTGCCTCCTGTTGCATTGAGCTGAAATTATCGTTGATCGACATGGATTATTATCTTCATATCTACTGTTATGCTGAAAGGTGCACTGCTGTCAAAGATAGTTCTCTAACTGGTATTTATTTTCATATAAAACTATTTTGTTATAGTCATAGGATGAATTATTATAATCCTTTTAAAAATGACTGTGAACCCTGATTCGAAATGAACAATTTTAAACATcgttattttttgtgttattacCGGTAATTGTAAGTGTATGATTGTCATTATTTTAAAGTGGCCTGTATCGTTCATTCCAAGCTGAAGGTCTTGCGTGGCTGTCGGGGACGTTCAGTCTGTGCGCTCCTCTGAAGAGCCGTCCGGACTCTGTGGCCTTCAAGGAGTGGCTGCAGGAGACCTGGGTCAACCTGGCCATGGTGGACTACCCCTATGAGGCCAGCTTCCTGCAGCCCCTGCCCGCCTGGCCCGTACAGGTACGCACCGGCATCATGTAGTCCCGCCCCCTGGCCCGTACAGGTACGCACCGGCCTcatgtagccccgccccctggcccgTACAGGTACGCACCAGCCTCATGTAGCCCTGCCCGCCTGGCCCGTACAGGTACGCACCAGCCTcatgtagccccgccccctggcccgTACAGGTACACACCAGCCTcatgtagccccgccccctggtccATACAGGTACACACCAGCCTCttatagccccgccccctggtccATACAGGTACACACCTGCCTCatatagccccgccccctggtccATTCAGGTACACACCAGCCTCatatagccccgccccctggccaaTACAGGTACACACCAGCCTCATAAAGACCCGCCCCCTGGTCCATACAGGTACACACCAGCAGAATCAATCCATCAATAAGATGTAAACctgtatatataaaaaacattttcaatccaCTACCCAGTACCCATCCAACTTTTATTAAACTCAAGATATGATCTAGATAGATAGCCTTGCAGCCCATATTCAATTAAACCAAAACTCAACATATCAAAATGTAGGTAAACATCAAACTCGATTTGTTGTTCATTAAGTCACGTTTTCCACGTTTTGGATTTGTCTTTGGTTAATCGGGCGTTTAGTCCCGGCGGCCTTGCTCTTTGAGGACAAGCTGCTCATTCAGAGGACTGCCCGTTCAAAGTGTTTGTTGTGGACTCCCAACCTTTAGTCGCCGACGACTGTCAAATTAGCTTCATCAATATTCATCAGGATCTACGTTCCCTTTTTTTAAGGATTTTCTTTAGTAGGGACGCCATGCTGGTCTTCTGTCGGACCAGAAGTCCTTTCATTCGCACGCTCCTTCAGATCTCTGAGGTGTTCCGGTGGCGCGGCCCGTCTCATCGCCAACATCTTGGCCGGGCTCCGGCTCACGAGGGCTCTGCGAGAGACAAAGCTTCCCTCAGCTCTCCTTCCTCTCATTTACATCCAGACGCTAGCCCCCTTCTCTCACTCCTCAAAGGAACTATGGAGAGCCCGGATTTGCAAAGCCTAAAAGCACCTCTGCAGAACAACCCAGCAGAATCGTTATGCGATGTATGAATGTGTTTCCGTTAAGGGGCGAACAAGTCTAGTGGGTAGGGTGCTTCACTGCCAGCCGAAAGGTTCTTGGGTCAAACACCCGGCTCACTGTAGgcttccctgagcaagacgcctgaACCGCTACTTTGGATAAACTCGGCTTCTGAATGACTTAATAGTAAATAGTACTTAATCCTaccgcatgcgcattaaatgacaGGACTTTCTCTCCTTCCACCACTCTGTTCTTCTGTAGTCGTTGTCGCCGTTCTTCACTTTACACATCTCTTTTGATATCCCCAagaggaacgtgtgtgtgtgtgtgtgtgtgtgtgtgtgtgtgtgtgtgtgtgtgtgtgtgtgtgtgtgtgtgtgtgtgtgtgtgtgtgtgtgtgtgtgtgtgtgtgtgtgtgtgtgtgtgtgtgtgtgtgtgtgtgtgtgtgtggcactagGTTCCCAGGCACATCACGTGCACCAACCAAGTGCCACTATTGACCCACACCCTCTGTCTCCCAGTCCCCCACCCCTATCCCCTTTCCCCCACCCCTCATAATACTCACTACTGTTCACTAACGCGATATAATCCAGTTAGTTTCATTTTATCAATTTCCTCCAAACCCTCTCCCTTGTATTAGTGCATCCCTTGGGTAAAGAGCGTCTTGTGGTGCAACAGGTTCACGGTGGATGACCATTGTCAGCcattttggagactatgggtCCGGGATCCTTAATGTATACGACCCTATGGGTGGTGTAAGCGGTTTAGGCGAAGGCTGCAAAGaggagctttttttttttttttttatgacaaagCTAATGTGattatgtgagtgagtgtgacaATGGGACTATTGAGGGCTTAGAAGGGGAAATCTGTTGGCAGAGATGAATGTATAAGCCTAATCCTCTCTCAAAAGTAGGGAGAAAATGTTTTGGAGCAattggagtttttttttttttcttcttcagagTATAAATCTTTTACTTGGACACGTCTGTGGCCTAGCCctccccatccatccacccaaccacccaccatcacctcctccactacctcctcctccatcaccaccaccacctcctcctctatcaccaccaccaccaccacctcctcctcctcctcttctctcgccACCCCAGGATGCAGACAAAAGCCCTCCTAGGCTGGGGTGTAAGCGCGGTTCCCCTCCAACGACAAACAAACAGCGCCAGTTTCTCCAGCTGCACAAAGGAGGCAGAACAAGGCCCTGGGCCACGGCAGCCATAACAACAAGTGCTGTAGTGGAGGGGGACACACTGGAGGAATACTGAGTGTTACACAGAAACCAACCACGCCGCGAGGCGGTGGGACGCGGCCCGGTCGGGGAGGCCGAGGGAGTACCTCCCACGTTCAGAGAGCTGGTGAATCATTTGTGGTGACTCCTAGGAATGTGCTGCCTTCTGACGGCCAAGTGAGGGCCCATAACTTCTGGTTAGTTCTCCATTCCTGCGATTCTTCACATGCAAATCAGCCCGGCACTGACACTGCTTTACGACTCTGTACGTGGGGACAACAGCCCGTGTGTTTACGCACATGTGTGCAGGCCTGGACGCAAACGTGCCTCCAtgggacgcacacacatccatgtgCAAATGGGTGCACCCGTGGAtgcattcatgcatgtgtgttaggTTTATTGTAATTCCCTGGGCTAGTGGGTATCAATACATATCAGACGTTGTCATTTTACGAATGGAAGCAGTTGTTGTACATGACCACATTGCTGCTGTGGTTTTTTGAGCCGTATCGTATGGAAACTGTATCTAATAGAACACACATCGGTGTCCACCCACAAGACGGGTGGAAACCGTCTTGCGGATGACTAATATCTTCGTTTTATATAAATAATTGTACTATGTTATACTTCTTTTTTTACAATTCTCTTTTGTAAAAAGTGAGGCTGACGACTAATGTCttggtttttttttacaatcatcTTTTCCATGATAGTATTCTATTGTCTTTTAATGAGTATTGTTTTAAGGGTTTTATAATGTGATGCCTGCCCCATGTGAAGCCCTACAAATGGCCTTACGTCTGAGCGGGGCAGGTGTACGTATACACCTGCCTTGCCGTACGAATCAGAGTTGAGTAAATGGAGCGAATGCAGAGCAGCCAGGACTCCCACCGCACCAGGGCAGCAGAACACACCAACACTGGCTCCTTAATGTCCCCTCTCCAGGCGGTGTGCAGGCATCTCGGGTTTGACTCCTCCGTGTCGGACTACCAGCTGCTCCAGGGGGTGTCCGAGGCCGCCAGGGTGTACTACAACCACACCGGGACCGCCGCCTGCCTCAACACCTCCTCCACGGCCACCGGGAGCCTGGGCTTCCTGGGCTGGTATTACCAGGTACGTCACCTGCAGCCTGGCAGGTGATAACGCCAGCTGGGTTCCTTCCCTCCATGTCCTCAGATGACCCGTGGTCATCCTTGGggatcgtgtgtgtgtcactgtgtgtgtgtcactgtgtttgtgtcactgtgtgtgtgtgtgtgtgtgtgtgagtgtgtttgcgtgtgtgtcctttgttttgtttgttacttTGGCTTCAAGTAAACCTTTGCTCCTTTCATTGAAAGGTGGCGTTTACTGTTCATTTTCAATGTTGAGGTGAAGCAGGGAGAGAGATCCTGAGTTGGAGTGTGTGGGCGGGAGAGCCAGAGGTAGAGATGCCTGTTGTTATGCAAATCCTAAAGAAGGAaagggggtttgtgtgtttgtgtgtgtgtgtgtgtgtgtgtgtgtgtgtgtgtgtgtgtgtgtgtgtgtgtgtgtgtgtgtgtgtgtgtgtgtgtgtgtgtgtgtgtgtgtgtgtgtgtctaaaattCAGGATAAGTCGCCTGCCTCCAGATTAAACCATCTACAAAATGCAAATGCATTTAAACTAAAACCAATCCTTGTCTAGTGGAGCTTCCTGGAGGGTTCATCATGTCATGGCCTCCCCAGTCTGAACCATGTCCCATCTCCAACCCCCTGAATCTGACCCCCAGGCGTGCACGGAGATGGTGATGCCTCTGTGCACGGACGGGGTCCAGGACATGTTCGAGCCCCAGGCCTGGGACTTCCAGGCCTTCTCGGACGAGTGCCAGGCCCTGTTCGGGGTGCGCCCGCGGGCGTCCTGGGCTGAGACCCAGTACGGCGGGAAGGACCTCTCTGCCCACAGCAACATCATCTTCAGGTACAAACTAGCGCTGCTGCCCTCCAGGTTCCCAAGCACATGTCGCCGCTGGCTTCTGCCTTTCGTAGCTCACTGCAATGGAAGTGAATGCTGGTTTTGAGTATGCATACATGATTGCACAAAGATGAATTTCCACAACAGTGGGCAGTAAAGATCTCAATCAAGATCTCAATCAATCACCACAGGGAGCATACCGAGGATATTGCATTTACTTCTGATTTTTTAGTTGTGGCTACTCTTTAatctagggtaggcaatttgaaGAAACCAGTCAAAGTAATCTTGATTTTAAAACTATCCAACCGAGAAATCCCAAGCCTCTCTCCAAAGCAAGTTCCCCAACAAACATGACTAgcttgctagctttagcaataggcCTGCCAAGCCTTGTGCAAGACTCCAATCATAGTCAATGTGTGCCCCCGGGTAGGTGAGTCAACAGACCAGGCCACACAATCATTTCTTTAGAACTGAATGAAATGATTGTACAGGCTTATTACAGGCAATTTTGTTATTGCAACAGCTCCAGATATCAGACACAGTTATTTGTTTTCTCGGCGCATTTGATTATTGAATGCTGCTTGGATGtaagagaatttcaacaaatataagAAAAAAAGGGTTCTAAAATGAATCGTCTCCCCTGGCTTTAATGCTAGCTGATGTTGAACTGATTACGGTCAATTGGAAAGCCCGGTTGCAATACTAGCCTCACCCCAGAGGTAGTGCTGTTGGTTCGGTGGTTGGTTTTTGTTGTAAAGATCTTCTGATTGCGGATAATCCAAAGATGTTTAACATTTGAATCAAGAGGCAAACATACTTGTAACCATTGACATATAAACCTTACCATATCAACAACGggttttgttgttttaattttAGAACCGGACATACACAACCATTGTCGTTTAACTAGAGAGAGAAACTTTagtcagtccctccagaaaaacacgattatgcgatcgcataattcaacgcataatcagccaaagtctgcatattcatgcgggggccgCATTTTTCCAAAAATGCCGCAATTTCACGGCATAAATTGCCGATTTCTGCGCAAAATACGcgggcttgcatgatttcataatccctgCATTTTCGTTtcaaaaaagtcacatatatcttagcagaaagttgaaaaatgttgcgtttacttcacacaagagcagccatttccccctgtttcCATGGGAAAGTTTTGAAGTGACGTAATTACGCGACCTGAACGTCATCGAAAAGCTGCATTTTTCGTAAGTTCCCGCATTTTTTCGCAAGTTCCTGCAATTAgtgcaagttcccgcaatttcattgcataaaattgcataaatatgccgcatatttcatcgcattttttaaggaaacgtgccgcataatcaaggattttcggccgcaacaatcacaaaaaaacgcagcatttttctggagggactgattaGTAGAACGGCCGTCCTCCATATAAACTTCATGTGTCAGCTGGAGGAACACCTGCGTTCAGTGGGCGAGCGAGAACAtaatctctgtctttctctcctcctgttGAATTTTAGCAACGGTGGCCTCGACCCCTGGTCCGGCGGGGGGGTGACGCGCAACATCTCCGACAGCGTGGTTGCCATAGTGATCCCGCAGGGCGCGCACCACTTGGACCTGCGCTACGACAACGAGCGCGACCCCCCCGCGGTGCGGGGCGCCCGTGCCCTGGAGGTAGACTACTTCAAAGCCTGGGTCCGGCAGGCCCGGAGAGCCCCCTGAACCGGGGtcgcactggggggggggggcgggggggggggggggggggaggagacccACGGGACGTTCCTCATCGCTGACGAGGTGCTAATCAGCCTATgacaaagtgaaagtgaaattcTTTCTCAGTATTTTTTTCACAGTCGTGTCTTTTGGTATTGGTGGTATTTTCTCTTTTCTATCTTTTTTAATGCCCTTGAAACCTAAGAATATATCAAATATGCCAAATCTTGTTTTTTAAGTTAGAACTTAAATTTGatgtgtcgttttttttttatactcgATTATATTTGGGTTGATTCCTGTGGCAAATGAGCAACTGAAAAACGAGGCCCTTTTAATATGTAAGCTAGTACACATTgtctttatatttgtgtgtttacataaatacatattagTCAATGTGTGTTTTTCAATCAGAAAATAATGATTTTAAACGTGTGAACACCAGGAGCGGTTAAAACAGACGGGCCATCTGTTTCAAGCTTGGCTTTAACGCGTATTTGTTCAACCATATGATGATGGGCCTTTTAAAGGGTTCAGGGAGCTTTAATGGCTTGATTACCTCAAAGAGAGGGGACCCTCTCTGCTGTATAAACCTCAGAAGTTAAACCACGTGTGTTCGTGGAGTGACAACCAAACTACATCACAGATTCACATTCCATAAACACACTTAAAAACATTGCACGCCTGAAAACAAACATAAGCCCACAGATATGTACTACTCATAAACATGCATTCCGATCGAACCTTTACAACACGTTGTCTTGGAGGCCCGGAGATGAATCAGGCGTTATTGTGAAGATCGTTCCTCTTAATAAAAGCGATTACGGCCATCTTTTTTTTATCTCGCTCAATTTATTTTCCATATCATCCATCAAGACACTTGTTGCTTCTCCTGACGTTCAAGATCAAAGCGGGCGATTCCACTC harbors:
- the prcp gene encoding lysosomal Pro-X carboxypeptidase; protein product: MELNLKAGSPGGGMSAWKVVLLLVGVQCLHVVALKSQLFTRGDALDYSSRKAVDYKTFYLNQKIDHFGFFENGTFKQRYLVADQHWHQAGGPILFYTGNEGDITWFCNNTGFMWQVAEELGAMLVFAEHRYYGDSMPFGPDSYSDSKHLNYLSSEQALADFAVLIRELKGSWPGARSSAVIAVGGSYGGMLAAWLRMKYPSVVVGALAASAPIWQFPGMVPCGDFHRIVSQDFASSGPNCDVNIRRSWGAIDKIASTAEGLAWLSGTFSLCAPLKSRPDSVAFKEWLQETWVNLAMVDYPYEASFLQPLPAWPVQAVCRHLGFDSSVSDYQLLQGVSEAARVYYNHTGTAACLNTSSTATGSLGFLGWYYQACTEMVMPLCTDGVQDMFEPQAWDFQAFSDECQALFGVRPRASWAETQYGGKDLSAHSNIIFSNGGLDPWSGGGVTRNISDSVVAIVIPQGAHHLDLRYDNERDPPAVRGARALEVDYFKAWVRQARRAP